DNA sequence from the Thunnus albacares chromosome 22, fThuAlb1.1, whole genome shotgun sequence genome:
GTCCTTAAATCATAAAATTTCTGTAGATGCTTTGAAGAATTGCAGAATTTGAGGGCGTTGTTAGGTTCTATAACAAAATCATAGTTTAGCTTTAACAAATGACTCATTTAAATGTCAAGATTGTGCAGTTTATTTGGTGTAATTCAGCCCCGTTTCAATTATAACCTCATTGATAAGATGATTGTTTTAAAGCAACATGTGCTTCCAAACATAACTTTTCTCAACTGTATTGTAAATCAGCTTTTTGATAAACCTTTAAACATCAAACcatgaagagaaaacacagtttGTAGCTGTATTTTCTGTGGATTGGTGTCATTTTATAAAGTGTAAATCGACAAAACTGTTTCCAAATATGCATTAAAATTGTTCCAGGTGTCAAAGTTTAACAGAGTTCTTGTAGTTTTTGTGGCAAATATACATTTCTTATAGTTCTCTGAAGTCAAACAACAACACTTTGGACGTCATCGAAGGTTCGTCTTGACTCTTTCTCACGAAACCTGGTTAGAAAAACACAATCGTTTTCAACACAAAGACGCCTTTTAATGATTGATGCCGAatgattaaatatatatatttatcagcGAGCATTGCCTGCTAtaacagcagagaaagagaggataTCGAAGCAGGAAACACAGCTGCAACAAACAGATGGCTGCAGTCCAGCAGggcagagagaaaatagagcaggaaaaacagaaaacaataaagaggaaacaaaaggacAAAGGAGGGTTTGTGACGGATCATTTACCCAGTGTTCGGAGGATTCTGATAATTAACATCAAATATGTGAAAGAAAcattcattttactgtaatgtgCCATcatgtatttatctttttttgagtgttttgaatcacaaagaatattttaaatggaaaaaaaagagttcaaaTTGTGATTAAATGTCTCGCTTCGCTTCTTTTCCAGGGCGCCAATGCCTCTGCCTTGGAAAAGGAGATTGGACCGGAACAGTTTCCCGTTAATGAACACTACTTCGGATTGGTTAATGTAAGTGTGGCTTCACTGGTGGATTTAAAGCTAAAACATCCTCTCCAGTCGGTCCAGTATCTTTCTCTATGTGTCTCATTTggtctttttcctttttttttcttcttcctctagtTTGGCAACACCTGCTACTGTAACTCAGTGCTGCAGGCTCTGTATTTCTGTCGACCGTTCAGGGAGAAGGTGTTGGCGTACAAGGTAAGCGATGAGAGAAACACCTCAGCTGTATCGACCGGCGGTATTCCTGTCTCGAGGATTACGTGGCGGACTGGTTTCTCACGCTAAAAGAATTCACTCCAAAAACATACCATATTAGTCCACATAtgagattatgttttttttctggatatTATGGTTGAAAAATGGGGAAAATATGTTATAGAGTTAGCCTGATACACATGTTAATGTTGCTAgaagtttattacaacttttcCTAGCGTTAGCCACTGGTTCTActggttatgataacattgtccTCATCAAAGTAGTTGCTGGGATCTGGATACACGGTGACGTCGGTTTAATTAGTTCCAATGGGGCAACGACAaataagctttttttctttgggaggcaatgagggattattagcGAGATTACGAGTgtgctcactttcagttttgcACAAGAAaaattgtgtgagtgtgcacaaCTACGGCTATAATGCTAGGTCAAAGTCTTCTCCTTATCCTGAGCCTATATGCCAACCTATTGTATTCTGCAATACTTAACCTTAACACAACCTAAACCTGACCAATCATCTCTGTGACACCTCACTGTAACCGAACGTTAAGCTGCAGTAAGCTACACTATTCAAGAGGGAACCAGACTTTGGCGCAAAATGATTCTGAATATGATACTTCAGTCAGTTTGGGGGTTcgtttaaaacctgtctgatcCACCGATGCTCCAATTTTTAGCAATGTTGCCACGTTACAGGGTCTCAACAGTTACTTTGAATACAATGTTATGATGACTGATGACCAGAGCAACCAAAGTTATATTAAACTGTGGTTTTTCTTAAAGTAGTAATTATTAATGCAGTTTCTAGGGATTAAATTATCTGTCTAGCAGCCAATAATTACTAATCACAGTATGTATGTAAACCTGATCACAAAATCTTCTGATGAGAAACTTCAAAAAAAGAGTTTTAGACTGGAGGGTTTTTGAATATGTGACTGAAATGCAGAATGAATAATTGGCTGCACTTGAAAATATACTTGGACGAGCAAGACATCACGTTTCACCTTTTCACCAGAGAAACCGCTTCAGGAACTGGGGATCTTATCTCATCTTTGGACTAATATTATCTGAGGGAAACTTTTCCAACTGGACTAGACTTGATTTTAAGAAAAAGTATCTTATAATCAGGACTGTTTTTGAAGAGTTGAATAGTTTAAATATATTCACAGAGATGTCCAAACCCCTCTATTAACTGTTTTATTGTTCAGTCACCTCTCACCCTGattaattaaattaactttCACATGTAATCAATGTCACAGTCATCGTATATGGTATGTGATAATCTCCAATAGATTAGATAAAAGGTCAATGTGCAGCCCGGCTGGATCGTGGAGTGACTGAGGtgtgtccttcttcttcttcttcttcttcttcttctccttcaagGTGCAGCCGCGTCGTAAGGAGTCCCTCCTCACCTGTCTGGCTGACCTGTTCAACAGCATCGCCACGCAGAAGAAGAAAGTCGGAGTCATCCCTCCCAAGAAATTCATCTCACGgctgagaaaagaaaatggtAGCAATTCCAAAAAAATAGAGTTGTTGCATTATCATAAAGAAGGAAAAAGCTGCTAAAACTCAGACTGACTTTGTTAGAAGAGTTTTGACTTCTCGACTCTGCCAGAATGTGCAGCTGCAGCTACTGTCAGAAACTTAAAATGCTTCCTGTTCACtgaaggggttttttttttttttcttctggaaGACATCTATCAAACATCAGGTgtttagaaatgtaaaaatctgaAATGATCTTTCATCAGCGGGCTCGTTCAGACCGACTTCCTTTCACAGCTGAGAGAGCCGATTGATGAGGGAGGAAAGGATGAGGttgaggaagagaagaagaagaagaagaagaggaagaaaaaagaggaggggaggggaggggtggggttGTCATCTCAGCTGAGAAGACAATCTCACAGCTGAGGAAATACATTTGTCTGCCAAATTCTGTAGCAGAAAGCagattaaaaagaagaagaaggtcttAATTGGCTCTATTTTTTCCTCgcatgctgatgtttattttctcttccctctttcttcaacccttttccttcctcatctgtctctctttttatatatatatttgttgctATTCCTCTTTCCACTTCTCCATATCTTATATACCtctctgtatttgtatttttttttctattactgtatttatatctttctacatctgtctctctcagagcTGTTTGACAACTACATGCAGCAGGACGCCCACGAATTCCTCAACTACCTCCTCAACACCATCGCAGACCTGCTCCAGGAGGAGAAGAGCCAGGAGCGACAGCAGAACGGAAAACTGGTGCagaatggaggaggaggaggaggtggagggggagggggtggaggagggggagggggtggaggaggaggaggaggaggaggagagggaggagaaggggaaAGCGGAAAGGAGACGCAACAGACTTGGGTCCACGAGATCTTCCAAGGCACACTGACGAACGAGACGCGCTGCCTCAACTGTGAAGCTGTAAGTGGTCGACATCGACTATTTGATTTAAGTAAATACTGTTAAGTAGGTTGAGATTCATTTGTGCTGGACTTTTcagaaacaaaataatacagAGGGATTTATTACAGGCATAGAAGACGACCGTAAAACCAGGAATAACTTGGAAAATGGTTCGGTTGCGTGAGATTTGAAACATAAACCAATAAACATGGAGTTCAGaagcaaaaaaagataaactacaacaaaaaaatgtatatttattaattCACAGTTGTTATTGGTCACCAGAAAAGATCGAAAAGACTCTAATATACAGAATTTGGATGCATTTTAAGGTCAAAAAAGTACCAGATTTTGGTAAAAATTTagaagctgcaacaattagtcgattgaaagaaaatgaacGGGCAAcacctttttgttgtttttccaagcaaaaatgtcaaatattaacAAGTTTCGGCTTCTCATTTGTGAggattttgctgctttttatctgttttatgtgATGTGAACTGAAGATCTTTGCATTTTaaactgttggttggacaaaactagtaatttgaagacatcaccatgggcttcaggaaattgtgatggacgtttttttgctattttctgacattttctagaccaaaccaaacaaaaaagtcagttaattgaaaaatgaattgtcaaaataatcgttagttgcagccctagatgAATTTCTTTGTTCTATGATGAACATATAATCCCTCAAAAGTCAGATTTCATTTATCTTAAAGCAGTTAATTTCTAGAAGTTAGTTCATAGATGCAAATATATTTGTTAGGTTTTCAGATGGCAAGTTGAACTGACATTAAAAGGTTTTGAAAGAAGATTTTAGTCCTTTTGTTATTCGTATGTGAACCTTATTTAACCAAATATAAAAGGCTGATTTTCACTGTTGCATAAGactaaaaaaaagaactttatttgtcatttgATGCGTTACGACTTGTAACCCAGACACAAGATTTACTATGATGTTATAAAACTggctttttcattaaaaactaTCAAGAATTGATTCCATAAAATCCCCAGaaacacacagtgaaataaTCAATCAACTGTTTCTCAGCTCAGTCTTTCACTTGACTGATTCATATCGTCTCTCTTGATGTCATCAATCCACATTATGCGTCGTCTTCCCTCGTTTCCCTTCAATCAATCCCTTCCAAAACCCTCGTCGTCAGCCTCCCACCAGACCCTCTTAATCCCTGcaaactttctctctctgcagtcttCTACCTCCTTCTCCGGAGCCTTATCATTTGACATAAATCCAGCTGATCCTGAGTATTCTCCTGTAGCACCGTATCTTAAACACATTCATCCTTCTTTTTGCTTCCTCTGTCAGTGCCCACGTCTCTGATCCATATGTAAGAGCAGAGAGGTTTCAGTCTTTGTCTTTACTTCTTTCTTTATTCTCCCAAGAACGCTATTTTTGCTCGTCCAATTCTGCATTTAATTCCCTCCAAACGTCTAAATCTAAATTCTAAATCCTCCAGTTTAATTTTGATCTTTTCAGCTTCAcctttctgtatctgtatctctTGCAAGCCTTATTTACAGCCTCTAAGATTTCTTTGAGTCGCTGCTCATCTTCTGCGAAAACAACTGCATTGTCGGCATACAGGATGTTTGTCAAGCTCTCGCCATTTATCTGTATCCCTCACTTCTCTTGTAGCGCTTCTTTTAATCATCCTTTCTGTGTACAAATGATAGACAATTAGAGATAAGATACATCCTTGTCTTACATCTCTTAAGAtgtcttctgtttctgtttcttgaCCTCGAGTTTCTTCACTTGTGTCGCAGGTGAGCAGTAAAGACGAGGACTTCCTGGATCTGTCGGTGGATGTAGAGCAGAACACCTCCATCACGCACTGTCTCAGGTACAGTTTATGCTCAGTTAATATGAAACGTAATGGCaattatgtcttaaaacaatactcacatgttcatatatatatatatatagacattaAAACTACTGTGGTTCATGTTTTCGTTTAACTACGAGAGTGATGAATCAACTCAAGTGATGCTCGGTTCACCTGTTAAGTTGTGAAATCCTGTTTTTAACTGTGCGAGTTCCTgttggtaaatgtgtgtgtttctactcaACAGGGGCTTCAGCAACACAGAGACGTTATGTAGTGAATATAAGTACTACTGTGAGCAGTGTCGCAGCAAACAGGAAGCCCAGAAAAGGTGGGTGTTACTGTTATCATGTTAGTAtctcactttttttaaaaaattgtttcctttctttctttctttctttctttcttgtgaCTGTAACTACATTGTTACAGAATTGTGATATTGTGGTTCACACTCACAGTTGCAGCGTATTAGAGTAAAGGTGCTCCGCCTTGCTTGAAACTAAAAGCACCTTCGCTAACATCACAAGAAAAATTTTACCATTTAATGAAATATAGAATTAAGCGTCAGAGAAAGTAGCAGTGGCTCTACATTACACAACAAAGGATATGTGTCACAAAAGTCAAGGTTCACAGGCTTGAGTCatggatcagatcatttttcggttcagcaaaaaaaaaaaaaagaggggggtAGACAAATATAACTTTGCTTTCTATTTATTTGGTAAAACACTTAAAGAAAGGCAttgtcttaaatgaaaacaacattcaagatgtccaatgtttaaataaaatcttaaaatatataaaatattcaatacttaattgtttaattaaagTACAGTATGAGTCATGATACCCTCCTCTcttaaacatggtagtgaatgaaacaatagtctgtgtccacatcatcaaaacttgatgataacttacaaacatgaacatacgTCTTatcctgcagcttagcttgattaaaaaaagtgcacggctagatgctaattagctgctcagctgcagcacattaaacatcatgtaaacatacctgcagatgtcacttcagacctgttagatgctggtttggtcgttcCTCTTCAAAAACAGCAATTTGTTTACTTTTCctccaatgagacattaaatttagAAGTTAATCTGCAGTTCACATGTGTGCTGAACCGTGGGGGGGGGACCCGTACGGATCAACTATGTTCCTTTACACCTCTATGTATTTAATGAGGGAGGCGATTGTTTAAACCATCAACCACATTGATAATGAGATGAGCACCATGATGCAGTGTTGCAATGCAAAAAACTCACCAGTGCAGGTCAGAAAACAGGATGAAGTTAGTTTGATAATCAGCAGCTGGACACAAACTGTACCCAGTTGTCTGCATCGAGTTGAAGTTGGGAACGTATCATGCATgtttccagatctatatttttattctggggctctactgggaTACATatgcatgatttacagtcaaaaaaactccttatttatcttgtactgtccctttatgcagcccctcagttcagcctatGTCTGAAACTGGCTGTTTTAGgccctctctgttctgattggttagcttcagGATGCTGCtgctcaaaatataaacttctcaaaatACATCTGTACTAACCTTACGAGGCAGCTGCATTCACGAAATCACACAAGAATCCTGTGTCAACAACAAACTGtgtaacaaataataataaaaaaaaaaaattcagtataacaaaccatctggcacgtcaggctacatctgtacatgtttgagccctGTTGGCTGAGGAGTGCTGCTTCACGGATGCAAGTATGAAAAACAGGTGCTGTTTGGATCCAAGGACACATCGTAGCGTGTAGACAAAGCAAGCAAAGCAAATGTGCCTCGGTGTTTTTCTGGTTATGACTTATTGACCACAAAGCATTGATAAAATGTTGCTGCACttgataaaaatatattaacgGCATCAAATATCTCAGTTGCACGCAGATCagaatgttttaattattgatgcACAGAGCAGCTCTTGACAGAAAGCTCACAGGGTCGCTTTAAACGTCGTCTCGCTTCAAACACGAGGCAGCATGAAAAGacttttggttgttttttttgaaagcaGTTTGCAGGTCGCTTTGAGTCTCAGCTGACTTTTTTATATACATAAACCGTGTAAGAGCGGCGGTTGTAGCTTTTCTCTCACACAGCGGTATGCGTCACATGACTGATCGAAAGCTCTTCTAAAGCGGACAAATACAGTCACAGCGTGCTCCATTAGAAAGTACCACCAAAACCACATATGATGTTACCGTAGCAACCAGCCAGGGCCTTCCTGTCACATTCTGAGAAGTTCATTGCGGGTGTTCAAAAGCTGAGGTGAGGCCGATATGTCTATTACCAACCACAGCACGATGGTCTGAGAACAATAATAGGTCGTGGTGGCTGAACGGACGTCGCACATGAATGACacatccaaaaaaaaccccccaaaaaaaaaaaaaacccccaccaCCAACCAGTAAAGACTGTCTGTCCAGTGTGTCTCATGAGTGCAACtacatgtatttttatacatacCATCCGCCATGTTTGGGCGCCTGCTAAGTGCACCATGTAACATCCATTAGCTTGAAAGGGCCATGCTGTCACCAGCGACTGCGCCTCACATTAACACTGAGCAGAATGCTGTGAGAGCACACGAGCCAATGGTTCGGCCAAATTAGGAGGAGCAAAAAGCGTCTAAAAAAACACAGTTCTTGTTCCTGGTAGGGGGTCTGGAACAGTAACGGCATCAACATGGAAAGCTTTTAGCCCTCCGAGTGTCTTGTCAGTGACAAATCACCCTCGCCGCCTGTCGTTTTGGGACTTTTACTACCCTTAAAATGATTTCTATAAGCCTCgctctttactttttctttcatttttttaattgtctttgtaacttaaaacacattaaccacaaaaaactgaacacacacatgcagttcaGTTTGGTTTAATTTCGTTTGACACTCAGCAGATCacttagtgtgtttttttttttgttttttttatgaatcgATGCCATCAAAGCTTGTGAAACACcattaaaaccacattaaaaaaacccTCTTTCTCTGCCAGGATGAGGGTAAAGAAGCTGCCGATGATTCTCGCCCTACACCTGAAGCGTTTTAAATACATGGACCAGCTTCACCGCTACACCAAACTGTCCTATCGCGTCGTCTTCCCCCTGGAGCTCCGCCTCTTCAACACGTCCGGGGACGCCACCAACCCGGACCGCATGTACGACCTGGTGGCTGTTGTTGTACACTGTGGCAGGTAGGttccttttattttatatacatcttaaaacatgtctggaggagatctttaagattctggactgttggttggacaaaacaagcaaatcaaaggctatttttttttaacattttactgaccaaatgattaattgataatgaaaggaATCAatatttgcagccctaataaTGCTGGAAATCCAGAGGAGCTAATCTTTGAATTAGGACTATATTTAAACCAGATCTTTTCA
Encoded proteins:
- the usp12b gene encoding ubiquitin carboxyl-terminal hydrolase 12; the protein is MEILMTVRKIASICTMGANASALEKEIGPEQFPVNEHYFGLVNFGNTCYCNSVLQALYFCRPFREKVLAYKVQPRRKESLLTCLADLFNSIATQKKKVGVIPPKKFISRLRKENELFDNYMQQDAHEFLNYLLNTIADLLQEEKSQERQQNGKLVQNGGGGGGGGGGGGGGGGGGGGGGGGGEGGEGESGKETQQTWVHEIFQGTLTNETRCLNCEAVSSKDEDFLDLSVDVEQNTSITHCLRGFSNTETLCSEYKYYCEQCRSKQEAQKRMRVKKLPMILALHLKRFKYMDQLHRYTKLSYRVVFPLELRLFNTSGDATNPDRMYDLVAVVVHCGSGPNRGHYITIVKSHGFWLLFDDDIVEKIDAQAIEEFYGLTSDISKNSESGYILFYQSRD